The window TGATTCAGTACGGCTGGGAAACCATCACCGAAGCGCTGAAGCAGGGTGGTATTACCCTGATGATGGACAGACTCTCTAACCCGGCGAAACTGCGCGCTTATGCGCTCTCTGAACAGCTGAAAACCATTATGGCGCCGCTGTTCCAGAAACATATGGACGACATTATCTCCGGCGAATTCTCTTCCGGCATGATGGCTGACTGGGCCAACGACGACAAGAAACTGCTGACCTGGCGTGAAGAAACCGGTAAAACCGCATTTGAAACCGCGCCGCAGTATGAAGGCAAAATCGGCGAGCAGGAGTACTTCGATAAGGGCGTCCTGATGATCGCGATGGTGAAAGCGGGCGTTGAGCTGGCGTTCGAAACGATGGTGGATTCCGGCATCATTGAAGAGTCTGCTTACTATGAATCACTGCACGAGCTGCCGCTGATCGCCAACACCATCGCCCGTAAGCGTCTGTACGAAATGAACGTGGTGATCTCCGACACCGCCGAATACGGTAACTATCTGTTCTCTTACGCCTGCGTGCCGCTGCTTAAAGAGTTTATGACCACGCTGCAGCCGGGCGATCTGGGTAAAGCGATTGCCGAAGGGGCGGTTGATAATGCTCAACTGCGCGACGTCAACGAAGCGATTCGCGGCCACGCGATCGAGCAGGTGGGTAAGAAACTGCGCGGTTATATGACCGATATGAAGCGTATTGCGGTCGCCAGCTGATTTGCCGATGTGTTGGCATAGAGGAAGGTAGCAGCAGAAGCGTTTCGTAGGCCGGATAAGGCGTAGCCGCCATCCGGCAAAACCCGGTGCATTGAGTCACCGGGTTTTTTATTAGTTACGGTACAGTACCTTAATGATGTGGTAGCCAAACTGGGTGTGCAGCGGACCGGTTGGTTCCAGCACCGGGCAGGAAAAGACCACTTTATCAAACGCCGGGACCATCTGACCCTGGCGGAATTCGCCTAAGTCGCCGCCGCGTTTGCCTGACGGACAGATAGAGTGTTTTTTCGCCAGCTTGCCAAAATCGGCGCCGTTCTTAATTTGCTCCAGAAGATCCAGTGCCAGTTTTTCTTCTTTTACAAGAATATGCAGTGCTGCTGCGGTTTTTGCCATGATTGCGCCTTGCGTGAGGGAATTGAAGCGAGGGATTTTAGCACGGGGGATGAGCGAAAGAATATCCAGGCCAGCTTTTGTTCGCTGGCCTGGCAATGTGTCAGCCGGTCTGCTGCTGCGAAAGCTTCCAGATGCTGGCAATATTTCGCGCCGAGACGCGCAGGTTATACTCTGCCTCCTGGAGCGCTTCCGGCAGCGTGGCTATGCGCGTCAGAACGGAGAAAACCGCGTCCAGCCCGTGTTGATGCACTATCTGATGATCGGGCGTTAATCCGCCCGCCAGCGCAATCACCGGTTTTTGGAACTGTTTGGCGCAGCGCGCGACGCCAATCGGCGTTTTTCCACTGATGCTCT is drawn from Citrobacter rodentium NBRC 105723 = DSM 16636 and contains these coding sequences:
- the ppiC gene encoding peptidylprolyl isomerase PpiC, with protein sequence MAKTAAALHILVKEEKLALDLLEQIKNGADFGKLAKKHSICPSGKRGGDLGEFRQGQMVPAFDKVVFSCPVLEPTGPLHTQFGYHIIKVLYRN